From Vibrio aerogenes, a single genomic window includes:
- a CDS encoding DUF6516 family protein, translated as MKGLDVLLSMHGIHVHRDDGYWWKIEVWTVPPTKERPHGIRYNMTLHNQFNKRVFGLDNAHAVKAPKRHQSRGKGYEYDHLHQSAIDQGTRYEFSDCYALLQDFFSGIDATIEAIERK; from the coding sequence GTGAAGGGTTTAGATGTCTTGCTAAGTATGCATGGCATACACGTTCACCGGGATGATGGTTACTGGTGGAAAATCGAGGTATGGACGGTTCCGCCAACGAAAGAGCGGCCTCATGGCATTCGTTACAATATGACTCTGCACAATCAATTTAATAAAAGAGTGTTTGGTCTCGATAATGCACATGCGGTGAAAGCGCCTAAGCGTCATCAATCTCGTGGCAAAGGATATGAGTATGACCATTTACATCAGTCTGCAATTGATCAGGGAACACGTTATGAGTTTTCGGATTGTTATGCTTTATTGCAAGACTTTTTCTCCGGAATTGATGCAACGATAGAAGCAATTGAGAGGAAATAG